The sequence below is a genomic window from Candidatus Hydrogenedentota bacterium.
GTCCTACAAGTATCTCCTGCCTTTGCCGCCTTCGCGGTACATGGCGATATCGCCGGCGCGTTTGAGCAGTATGCCGATCAGTTGCGGTTCCTTTGCGTTTGGCATTTCACCGCTGCGCTCGAGCGCTCCGATCCAGTTGATGAGTTCGCTCGTCGCCGGCGGTTTCTCGAAGCCACGCTCGCGCAATTCGTAGAAGACCGCAATCGCCGTCTCCATGAGCTTCGCGCTCGTCTTCGGAAAGTGCAGCTTGAGAATCTCGTGCATCTGGTCCGGCGATGGAAACGCAATGTGATGGCAAAAGCACCGCCGCAGAAACGGGTCGGACAGCTCGCGTTTCGCGTTCGACGTCAGGAAGATCGCGGGCCGGATGTCCGCTCTCACGGTGTGGTTCACTTCGCGAATCGTGAATTGGCATTCCTCGAGAATATCGAGCAGGTTGTCCTGAACGTCCGACTCCGTCTTGTCGATCTCGTCCAGCAACAGAACGACCTTCTTGTCCGCTCGGAATGCCCGGCCAATCGGCCCCCAGATGATGTAATCGAAAAAGTTGTCAACGACGCGGCCGGTCTCGCCGCTGCCGAACCGTGCGTCATTCAGCCGTAGGACGGTGTCCTGTACGTAGCACGCTTCCTCGCCCTTGATGGTCGATTTCGCGCGCAGGATTTCGGTATCGAGACCCAGCGCCCGCGCCACCTCGAGCGCGAGCTGCGTCTTGCCCGTGCCCGCCTCGCCCGTAAGCAGCAACGGCTTCTCCATCGCCAGCGCCATGTTCACGATGGCTTTCAACTCCGGATCGAGGTAATACCGATCCGTGCCGTCAAATTTCAGCGTATTCGCGTGCGGCATACTCATCCATTCTGGTTCCGATTGCAGCCCGACCTCGGAGCCAGTCTATCAATCGCGCCAGGCAGTGGCAACGACATACGGCACGCACGGTGCTCGCGC
It includes:
- a CDS encoding MoxR family ATPase, encoding MPHANTLKFDGTDRYYLDPELKAIVNMALAMEKPLLLTGEAGTGKTQLALEVARALGLDTEILRAKSTIKGEEACYVQDTVLRLNDARFGSGETGRVVDNFFDYIIWGPIGRAFRADKKVVLLLDEIDKTESDVQDNLLDILEECQFTIREVNHTVRADIRPAIFLTSNAKRELSDPFLRRCFCHHIAFPSPDQMHEILKLHFPKTSAKLMETAIAVFYELRERGFEKPPATSELINWIGALERSGEMPNAKEPQLIGILLKRAGDIAMYREGGKGRRYL